A segment of the Bdellovibrio bacteriovorus genome:
ACTTCGCCAAATATAGACCCACCTCACATGGTCCCGACGTTGCTCTGGTAGAGCTGCGGGGGTTACACATGATCGCAACAAAGAACCACACTGCAGTTAAAAACAATACAATCGCTGCCGCCTTGATTTCACTCGTTGTTCTGTTCACAGGTTGTGCAAATTCCAGCCAATTTCCAGTCACCAGTCTGGATGATTCCAACCAAAGTGCAGGGGCCACAGATCCCGGCAGCACCGATCCCGGTGATGATACCAATACGGGCGTAACACCCACGCCAACGCCGACCCCAGAACCGGAACCCGGCTATAAGATGCAGGCCCTGGCCTGGGAAAGCACCAAGTACCCAGAGCGCACCGAATGGTCCAAATATCTGCAAGAGCTGATTTTGAACGAATGGAGCAGCCTGCTTCCTGGCGCTGACGATATCACCACCTTCTGCCCGAAATACAACACCCTGGACAACAACCAGCGGGCCAATGCCTGGGCCCAGCTTTTTGTCGCCATCGCAAAATATGAGAGCGCCTACAGTCCCGTTTCACGCATGCACGAAACCACTATGGGCACAGACCCTGTGACCGGCGGGAAGGTCTACTCTGAAGGGCTTCTGCAACTGTCCTATCAGGATGTCCAGTGGGCCCGCTACTGCAAGTTTGACTGGCAAAAGGATAAGAACCTGGCGCCTACCGACCCCAAGAAGACCATCCTGGATCCCTATATCAACCTGCACTGCGGAGTTGGCATTATGGCCGGCCAGATCAAGAGCAAAGGTCGTATTGTCGTAAGTTCAGGGGTGTATTGGGCCGTGATCAAATCCGGCGGAAAGTACCAACAAATCAATAACATCGCCGCTATCGTGAAGTCCCTTCCGTTGTGCAAATAGTTCATTATTCTGGGCGCCAAGATCGACTATCTTGGCGCATCTTTTTGAAGTGGGCTTGGATCTGCCGCAAGCAGTGCGGTATCAATGCACATATGGTGTTTTTTATTTGAGACCACTTCCAATACCTGAAAGGTCTCTAATGACTCCGTTAACAACCGTAGACAATTTTGAAAACTTTGGACTGAGTGCACCTGTGATGGCTGCGATGGCAGACATGGGCTTCACCACTCCAACTCCGATCCAGCGTCAGGCTTTGCCGATTCTGCTGGCTGGTGCCAATGACTTTATCGGTCTGGCTTCCACGGGTACCGGTAAAACCGCTGCCTTCGGGATTCCGCTGATTGAAAATATCGACAGCACCACCAAAGACACTCAGGCTCTTGTCCTGAGCCCAACGCGTGAGCTGGCTCTGCAAGTGGCAGAACAACTGACTTTGCTGGGTAAGAAAAAAGGCGTTCGCGTCGTCACCATCTACGGTGGCGCTTCTTACCGCACACAAATCGACGGCGTTAAACGTGGCGCACACATCGTGGTGGCAACTCCGGGCCGTCTGGTTGACTTCCTTGAACAGAAAATGATCAAACTTCAGAGCGTGAAAACTGTCGTTCTGGATGAAGCTGACGAAATGCTTTCCATGGGCTTTAAAGAAGCTCTGGAAACAATCCTTTCTGCAACTCAGCCGGAAGATTCAGACTCTGTTCGCGCGGCTTGCCGTACATGGTTGTTCTCTGCAACCATGTCTTCGGAAGTTCGTCGTTTGACTTCCACTTACCTTGAAAATCCTGAAACTGTCTCTGTGAACAAAGTGGGCGGCACGGCTGACACTATTGAGCAGATCTACTACACAGTTAAGAACTCCTACAAAACCGAAGTGATTGCCCGTCTGTTGCAAACCGCTCCGGAATTCTATGGCATCATCTTCTGCCAGACAAAAATGGAAGTCGCAGAGCTTGCTGACATTTTGACTCAGCGTGGATTCCCGGCAGACTCTCTGCACGGTGACAAATCCCAGCAGGAACGTGAAGCGACTTTGAAGAAGTTCAAACAGCGTCAGGTGAAAGTCATCGTGGCGACCGACGTTGCGGCCCGTGGTCTGGATATCAAAGATCTGACTCACGTGGTGAATCATTCTTTGCCTTGGGATACTGAATCCTATGTTCACCGTATCGGCCGTACCGGTCGTAACGGTCAAAAAGGCACCGCGATCACTTTGGTGAACCCGGAACAATTGACCCTTCTTCGCCGTGTGATGCAAAACACGAAAGCAGTTTTGACCAAAGGTGTGGTCCCATCTGCTGATGAAGTGGCTGGCCTTAAAATCAAAGACGTTATGGATAAAGTCAGCACCATGGACTCCGAATCAGTCCCATTGCAACTGGCGATGGACCTGATCCAGGATCTGATCCAGGCTGAAGACATCAACTTCAAGGATCTTTCCAAAGAAGAGCTTCTGGCTCGATTCATCGCAGCTTACTTCCCGAACGTGTTCGTGAAGAAAGATCTGATGCTGGATTACATGGGCGACCGTGTTCCGCGTGAGCTTCTGCCACGCGATCCAAACGACAACCGCTTCACCCGTGGTGCCCGTGGCGCCGATCGTCGCGATGACCGTGATGATTACCGTGCCCGCCGTCCATTCGGTGCCGGCCGTGGTGCCAGCGCCCCTGCGCGCGGTTTCCGCTCTGAAGGTGCTCGCGCTGAATTCAGCGGTGGCGAACAGCGTGCTGAAAGAACCGAAAGACCGGCTTTCCGCGACCGTCCGGAAAGAGCTGAACGCACAGAACGTCCTGAGCGCAGCGAACGTGCTGAACGCGCAGAGCGTTCCGAACGTTCCTTCCGCGCTTCCGCCAACAGCGACAGCCGTCCGGCCCGCGCTGAACGCAGCGAGCGCTCTGAGCGCCCACAACGCGCTGAAAACGACCGTCCTGAGCGTCGTGGTGACCATCCAGGCATCAAGCGCTTCCGCGCTCCGAAACGCCAGTACCGCGATTAATTCATCCGTCTCATAGTGAGACAGCGCAGAATTGTCACGACAGTGTGATGATTCTGAACAAGAGCAGACTCTAAGAGTCTGCTCTTTTCGTTTTAAGACTCCGGCATCATGCTTGCTTTGCAATGTTTCGGAGACATTATGAGACAATTCTTAACGGCACTAATCATATTTGCGCTGGGACTGCCGACATTTGCGGAAACCCGCAAAGTGCACCGCTCTGACGGAGCCCGGGGCATTTGCCTGGGTTGCGAAGACCGTGGCGACAAGTCCGTGGATCAGATCCGCGCCCTTCGTTCGGCGGTGGGTGGTGATCAATCCTATAAAGACATTTACAAATACAACTACAACAAACAGAAGGACCGCAAGGTCGCAGAAGTCTGCAGCAGCATGGTCACCAATACAGGCTACGGACCCTGGGGCCGGCATATTCTGAACATCCTGAATGAGCGCGAGTATCCGAACCTCTTTGACGGCACACCGGATCTTGTCAGTCTTTGCCCGGCCTATCCCCAGTTGGGACCGGAAGAAAAGAAGGTGGTCTTTGTCGCCATTATGAATGTCATGGTCCTGGGGGAAAGCACCTGCGGAGCCGGCCCGCACACGGCCAAGGGTCCCAACGGAACCGCCGTGGGCATCTTACAGCTTCATCGTGGTAAAGAAGCCTCTTATGAAAGCGAAGGACGACATGGACACGGCCCCGAAATCGGCTGCAAAAACGGTGACGGCGAAAAGCCGGAAAGCTCTCTGAAATGCGGCTTGCATTTGCTGGATATGCAGTTTGCTGCCAAAGGCGAATTGCTCAGTCGTTCCTCCCACTGGGAGGTTCTAAGACCCCAAGGCCGCAAACAAAAACACAAGTGGACCAAA
Coding sequences within it:
- a CDS encoding DEAD/DEAH box helicase, which codes for MTPLTTVDNFENFGLSAPVMAAMADMGFTTPTPIQRQALPILLAGANDFIGLASTGTGKTAAFGIPLIENIDSTTKDTQALVLSPTRELALQVAEQLTLLGKKKGVRVVTIYGGASYRTQIDGVKRGAHIVVATPGRLVDFLEQKMIKLQSVKTVVLDEADEMLSMGFKEALETILSATQPEDSDSVRAACRTWLFSATMSSEVRRLTSTYLENPETVSVNKVGGTADTIEQIYYTVKNSYKTEVIARLLQTAPEFYGIIFCQTKMEVAELADILTQRGFPADSLHGDKSQQEREATLKKFKQRQVKVIVATDVAARGLDIKDLTHVVNHSLPWDTESYVHRIGRTGRNGQKGTAITLVNPEQLTLLRRVMQNTKAVLTKGVVPSADEVAGLKIKDVMDKVSTMDSESVPLQLAMDLIQDLIQAEDINFKDLSKEELLARFIAAYFPNVFVKKDLMLDYMGDRVPRELLPRDPNDNRFTRGARGADRRDDRDDYRARRPFGAGRGASAPARGFRSEGARAEFSGGEQRAERTERPAFRDRPERAERTERPERSERAERAERSERSFRASANSDSRPARAERSERSERPQRAENDRPERRGDHPGIKRFRAPKRQYRD